A section of the Solea solea chromosome 17, fSolSol10.1, whole genome shotgun sequence genome encodes:
- the itsn2a gene encoding intersectin-2a isoform X3 has product MNGGACMWAITPEERGKHDKQFDTLAPVLGYVSGEQARKFFLQSGLPPSVLAEIWSLADMDGDGKMDRQEFSIAMKLIKLKLQGRNVPSSLPIVMKQPPVSNSVSTIPSSARFGMGSMPNLSIGLSSMSFLTPMSANPPMPSVPVQPLMPTPMTLPLITSLGNAGLPNGNINLLTPPLVPNNAVLPLSGFSSPMAFSPNTGMSKANSLLDLGSSSSNSSSTTSLASSSPKTGASDWAVPQASRLKYRQQFNTLDKLMSGYLSGPQVRNALIASNLTQTQLATIWTLADVDRDGQLRADEFILAMHLVEMAKTGRPLPLTLPQDLVPPSLRGGVKSPELVNGTGPYITPCLIDTTEPELLQKGKSSVSFEDKLKENFARGSAELEKRRLALEDEQRKERERREREERDAQERREREAREQENRRRLEEERRLERQREMERQREEERLRELERKEAAKQEMERQRREEWERGRKEELGRRREGEQEEISHLRAKKRSLELELEAVGTKHKQISDRLRDAQSKRRIQKAEVDLVNQKRDARIAEINTLQLQFEEWQRKLSQLVPEQQRLTEKLRNITVNKLPAESLTNLTTSVTEKSVNCRRLKDQLDTLERETTDKLSQMEQYNKELKLGDMDDCVLRGLLSLLACLSQLFLLIKELREKQVKQQTVLDDLYRVKEEKLRELQRRREEERERKRKEDEEAARQAKLEQERKEQERREQERKEQERREQERKEQERREQERKEQERREQEQREQERREQERREKEEEEARQRKLLEEQRARQRKEEEEREALACLRAAQEKAREEESRRRREEEEEEEKKRKKEEEERKWKEEEERRRRRKEEEEQQRGQQLVSVGKRSVKLTPYRALYSFVARNADELSIDGDCLIEVDEQTVGEPGWLCGSYRGNRGWFPQSYAEKCTTHSSSETVPSSPVKTSCPPPLHARIPGGEGTGDNAAPVQSVALQSSACAVARAVSSWSATSDTDLSLGSGESVTALLSFSQGDVITVLQQRDQWWLGQLNGTQGWFPQNYVTLETGGITDVDASDAGDSIPLEDYVALYTYESPEVGDLTFVEGDVVMVTEREGEWWRGSIGDQTGVFPSNYVRPVEPEVSKAGVSIKKPEIAQAVTTTANPTVYQLHLSPGQLIVVLAKNSTGWWLGELQARGKKRQRGWFHSSHVKLLGPTCNKSSPSPLPVCQVIAMYGYTAATRDELSFTKGQLINVLDKTNPDWWKGEANGVTGLLPTNYVKMTTESDPSQQWCANLMTLDTMTPQERKRQGYIHELIQTEETYVEDLELVLEVFYRPMSESGRFTEAEMAVIFVNWRELIMCNTKLLKALRVRKKTGGENMPVQLIGDLLASELAHMQPYIRFCSCQLNAAALLQSKTNNQPDFKDFLKKIATNYRCKGMPLSSFLLKPMQRITRYPLIIKNILEHTPDGHADRGPLREALERAEELCSQVNEGVREKENSDRLEWIQSHVQCEGAIEHLVFNSLTNCLGPRKLLRSGRLHKTKSSRELWAFLFNDFLLLTHSAKPFSSSGPDKLFSPKTSIQLKMYKTPLFLNEVLVKTPPDPSSDEPLFHVSHIDRVYTLRTETLNERATWVQKIKAASELFIETEKKKREKAYQARSLKSSGIGRLLVTVTEAQELKACKPNGKSNPYCELTMGAQCYTSRPVSDTLNPKWNFNCQFFIKDLYQDVLCITVFEKDQFSPDDFLGRTEVPVATIKKEMESKGAANRRLLLHEVPTGEVWVKLDLQLYEPTK; this is encoded by the exons GTGGAGCCTGTATGTGGGCCATCACTCCGGAGGAGAGGGGGAAACACGACAAACAGTTTGACACCCTCGCCCCCGTCCTCGGCTATGTCTCAG GAGAACAAGCAAGGAAATTCTTCCTCCAGTCTGGCCTGCCTCCTTCTGTCCTGGCTGAAATCTG GAGCCTAGCTGACATGGATGGTGATGGGAAGATGGACAGACAGGAGTTCTCCATAGCTATGAAGCTCATCAAACTCAAGCTTCAGGGGCGGAACGTACCCTCCTCCCTGCCGATCGTCATGAAGCAGCCTCCTGTCTCCAATTCGGTTTCTACCATACCTTCATCCGCACGTTTTG GAATGGGTTCAATGCCAAACCTGTCCATTGGTCTGTCATCCATGTCCTTCCTAACACCCATGTCAGCCAATCCCCCCATGCCCTCTGTACCTGTACAACCCCTGATGCCAACACCAATGACTCTGCCCCTCATCACCTCCCTGGGAAACGCTGGACTCCCCAACGGCAACATTAACCTCCTCACCCCTCCACTTGTTCCCAACAATGCAG tgctccctctctctggctTCTCCTCACCCATGGCCTTCTCTCCAAACACTGGCATGTCAAAAGCCAACTCTCTCCTGGACCTTGGATCCAGCAG TTCAAATTCTTCCTCGACCACGTCTTTGGCCAGTAGCTCTCCAAAGACCGGTGCAAGTGACTGGGCCGTACCGCAGGCCTCCAGACTCAAGTACCGTCAGCAGTTCAACACGCTGGACAAGCTCATGAGTGGCTACTTATCAG GACCTCAGGTTAGAAATGCATTGATTGCATCAAACCTAACGCAGACGCAGCTAGCCACCATCTG GACCCTGGCAGATGTGGACAGGGATGGTCAGCTACGAGCCGATGAGTTCATTCTGGCCATGCACCTGGTGGAAATGGCGAAAACTGGCCGACCTCTTCCACTCACCCTGCCTCAAGACCTGGTGCCTCCTTCtctcag AGGAGGAGTCAAGTCCCCTGAGCTTGTCAATGGAACGGGGCCCTACATAACTCCCTGTTTAATTGACACAACCGAGCCAGAACTTCTGCAAAAAGGCAAGAGCAGTG TGTCCTTTGAAGACAAGCTGAAAGAGAACTTTGCACGAGGCAGCGCCGAGCTGGAGAAGCGGAGACTGGCTCTGGAAGATGaacagaggaaagagagagagaggagggagagggaggaaagggaTGCCCaggaaaggagggagagggaggccAGGGAGCAGGAGAACCGTaggaggctggaggaggagagacggttggagaggcagagagagatggagagacagagggaggaggagagactgcGGGAGCTGGAAAGGAAAGAG GCAGCAAAGCAGGAGATGGAGCGCCAGCGAAGGGAGGAGTGGGAACGGGGGAGAAAGGAGGAGCTgggcaggaggagagagggggagcagGAGGAAATCTCTCACCTCAGGGCCAAAAAGAGAAGTCTGGAGTTGGAGCTGGAGGCTGTG GGCACCAAACACAAGCAGATCTCAGACCGGCTCCGTGACGCGCAGAGCAAAAGGCGGATTCAGAAGGCGGAGGTGGACCTCGTCAACCAGAAGAGGGACGCACGCATCGCGGAGATCAACACACTGCAGCTACAGTTTGAG GAGTGGCAGAGGAAGCTCTCACAGCTGGTTCCAGAGCAACAGAGGCTGACTGAGAAGCTGCGAAACATCACAGTCAACAAACTCCCAG CGGAGTCTTTGACCAATCTGACCACAAGCGTAACAGAGAAAAGTGTGAACTGCCGGAGGCTGAAAGACCAACTCGATACCCTGGAGAGGGAGACGACGGACAAATTGTCCCAGATGGAGCAGTACAACAAAGAGCTTAAG CTTGGGGATATGGATGACTGTGTCCTGCGGGGCCTTCTGTCTCTCCTGGCCTGCCTCAGCCAGCTCTTCCTTCTCATCAAG GAGCTGAGGGAGAAGCAGGTGAAGCAGCAGACTGTGCTGGACGACCTGTACAGAGTCAAAGAGGAGAAACTCAGGGAGCTGCAAAGgcgcagggaggaggagagagaaaggaagaggaaggaggacgaggaggcggccAG ACAGGCCAAGTTGGAGCAAGAGAGGAAGGAGCAGGAGCGGAGGGAGCAGGAGAGGAAGGAACAGGAgcggagagagcaggagaggaagGAACAGGAgcggagagagcaggagaggaagGAACAGGAGAGAAGGGAACaggagcagagggaacaggagAGAAGGGAACAGGAGcggagggagaaagaggaggaggaggcccgGCAGAGGAAGCTCCTGGAGGAGCAGAGGGCCAGacagaggaaggaggaagaggagagggaggcacTGGCTTGCCTCCGAGCAGCCCAGGAGAAAGCGCGGGAAGAGGAGAGCCGGAGAaggcgagaggaggaggaggaggaagagaagaagaggaaaaaggaggaagaagaaagaaaatggaaagaggaagaagagaggaggaggaggaggaaagaggaggaggagcagcaaagAGGGCAGCAGCTGGTGTCGGTGGGAAAGCGGTCGGTGAAGCTGACCCCGTACAGAGCCCTGTACTCATTTGTCGCCCGCAACGCGGATGAGCTGAGTATAGACGGGGACTGTCTCATCGAG GTGGATGAACAGACTGTCGGTGAGCCTGGGTGGTTGTGCGGGAGTTACCGTGGAAACAGGGGTTGGTTCCCCCAGAGTTATGCAGAGAAATGTACCACACACTCCTCTTCTGAGACGGTCCCCTCTTCACCTGTGAAAACCTCCTGTCCGCCACCGCTTCACGCAAG aatcCCTGGTGGTGAGGGAACGGGCGATAATGCTGCTCCTGTCCAATCCGTTGCTTTACAG TCCTCGGCGTGTGCGGTGGCCCGTGCCGTCTCCTCGTGGTCGGCCACCTCGGACACCGACCTCAGCCTCGGCTCCGGTGAGTCCGTCACCGCTCTGCTGAGCTTCTCACAGGGTGACGTCAtcactgtgctgcagcagcGGGACCAGTGGTGGCTGGGGCAGCTCAACGGGACGCAGGGATGGTTCCCCCAAAACTATGTCACTTTGGAGACGGGCGGAATTACaga TGTAGATGCGTCTGACGCGGGCGACTCAATTCCACTAGAGG ACTATGTGGCCTTGTACACGTATGAGAGCCCAGAGGTGGGGGACCTGACATTTGTTGAAGGggatgttgtcatggtgacggagagagaaggagagtggTGGCGAGGCTCTATCGGGGACCAGACCGGGGTGTTCCCCTCCAACTATGTCCGGCCTGTCGAGCCAGAG GTGTCAAAAGCTGGAGTTTCAATCAAGAAACCTG AGATTGCCCAGGCGGTCACCACCACCGCTAACCCTACTGTATATCAGCTACATCTGTCCCCGGGGCAACTGATCGTGGTCTTGGCCAAGAACTCCACCGGCTGGTGGCTGGGAGAACTGCAG GCTCGGGGAAAGAAGCGGCAGAGAGGCTGGTTTCATTCATCTCATGTCAAGCTCCTGGGTCCCACGTGCAACAagtcctccccctcccctctgcCCG TGTGCCAAGTTATTGCGATGTACGGCTACACCGCCGCCACTCGGGACGAGCTGAGCTTCACGAAGGGTCAGCTGATCAACGTTCTGGACAAGACAAACCCCGATTGGTGGAAGGGAGAAGCCAATGGGGTCACAGGCCTGCTGCCCACTAATTATGTCAAGATGACGACGGAATCGGATCCCAGCCAGCAAT GGTGTGCCAACCTGATGACGTTGGACACCATGACTCCTcaggagaggaagaggcaggGTTATATCCATGAGCTCATCCAGACTGAGGAGACGTATGTGGAGGATCTGGAGCTGGTTCTAGAG GTGTTCTACAGGCCCATGTCTGAGTCAGGACGTTTCACAGAAGCAGAGATGGCCGTTATCTTCGTTAACTGGCGGGAGCTGATAATGTGCAATACTAAACTTCTTAA GGCGCTGCGCGTGCGGAAGAAGACGGGAGGAGAGAACATGCCGGTGCAGCTCATAGGAGACCTGCTGGCATCGGAGCTCGCGCACATGCAGCCCTACATCCGCTTCTGCTCGTGTCAGCTCAACGCCGCCGCCCTGCTGCAGAGTAAAACCAACAACCAGCCCGACTTCAAAGACTTCCTCAAG AAGATCGCCACGAACTACCGCTGTAAAGGAATGCCACTGTCCAGCTTCCTCCTCAAGCCCATGCAGAGGATCACACGCTATCCCCTGATTATCAAGAAC ATCCTGGAGCACACGCCTGATGGCCATGCAGACCGCGGGCCACTGAGAGAGGCACTGGAGCGAGCGGAGGAGCTGTGCTCCCAGGTCAATGAGGGGGTCAGGGAGAAGGAGAACTCTGACCGGCTGGAGTGGATTCAGAGCCACGTGCAGTGTGAGGGCGCTATAGAG CACTTGGTGTTCAACTCGCTGACTAACTGCCTCGGGCCTCGCAAGCTGCTCCGCAGTGGTCGGCTGCACAAGACCAAAAGCAGCAGGGAGCTGTGGGCTTTCCTCTTCAATGATTTCCTCCTGCTGACGCACAGCGCTAagcccttctcctcctcaggaCCGGACAAGCTCTTCAGCCCCAAGACCAGCATCCAACTGAAGATGTACAAAACA CCACTGTTTCTGAATGAGGTTCTGGTGAAAACACCTCCCGACCCGTCCAGCGATGAGCCGCTCTTCCACGTCTCGCACATCGATCGTGTCTATACACTCAGAACTGAGACCTTAAACGagag GGCAACGTGGGTTCAGAAGATTAAAGCAGCATCTGAACTTTTTATAGAAacggagaagaaaaagagagagaaggctTATCAAG caCGCTCTCTGAAAAGCAGCGGCATCGGCCGACTGCTGGTGACTGTCACTGAAGCTCAAGAGCTCAAGGCCTGTAAACCCAACG GTAAGAGTAACCCCTACTGTGAGCTGACGATGGGGGCTCAGTGCTACACCTCGCGGCCCGTCAGCGACACTCTGAACCCCAAGTGGAACTTCAACTGTCAGTTCTTCATCAAAGACCTCTACCAGGACGTCCTGTGCATCACTGTGTTTGAGAAAGACCAGTTCTCACCAGATG ATTTCCTTGGTCGGACCGAAGTTCCCGTGGCAACCATCAAAAAAGAGATGGAGAGCAAAGGTGCCGCAAATCGACGCCTCCTACTGCACGAAGTCCCCACTGGAGAAGTGTGGGTCAAACTAGACCTACAGCTGTATGAGCCAACTAAATGA
- the itsn2a gene encoding intersectin-2a isoform X5, which translates to MNGGACMWAITPEERGKHDKQFDTLAPVLGYVSGEQARKFFLQSGLPPSVLAEIWSLADMDGDGKMDRQEFSIAMKLIKLKLQGRNVPSSLPIVMKQPPVSNSVSTIPSSARFGMGSMPNLSIGLSSMSFLTPMSANPPMPSVPVQPLMPTPMTLPLITSLGNAGLPNGNINLLTPPLVPNNAVLPLSGFSSPMAFSPNTGMSKANSLLDLGSSSSNSSSTTSLASSSPKTGASDWAVPQASRLKYRQQFNTLDKLMSGYLSGPQVRNALIASNLTQTQLATIWTLADVDRDGQLRADEFILAMHLVEMAKTGRPLPLTLPQDLVPPSLRGGVKSPELVNGTGPYITPCLIDTTEPELLQKGKSSVSFEDKLKENFARGSAELEKRRLALEDEQRKERERREREERDAQERREREAREQENRRRLEEERRLERQREMERQREEERLRELERKEAAKQEMERQRREEWERGRKEELGRRREGEQEEISHLRAKKRSLELELEAVGTKHKQISDRLRDAQSKRRIQKAEVDLVNQKRDARIAEINTLQLQFEEWQRKLSQLVPEQQRLTEKLRNITVNKLPAESLTNLTTSVTEKSVNCRRLKDQLDTLERETTDKLSQMEQYNKELKELREKQVKQQTVLDDLYRVKEEKLRELQRRREEERERKRKEDEEAARQAKLEQERKEQERREQERKEQERREQERKEQERREQERKEQERREQEQREQERREQERREKEEEEARQRKLLEEQRARQRKEEEEREALACLRAAQEKAREEESRRRREEEEEEEKKRKKEEEERKWKEEEERRRRRKEEEEQQRGQQLVSVGKRSVKLTPYRALYSFVARNADELSIDGDCLIEVDEQTVGEPGWLCGSYRGNRGWFPQSYAEKCTTHSSSETVPSSPVKTSCPPPLHARIPGGEGTGDNAAPVQSVALQSSACAVARAVSSWSATSDTDLSLGSGESVTALLSFSQGDVITVLQQRDQWWLGQLNGTQGWFPQNYVTLETGGITDVDASDAGDSIPLEDYVALYTYESPEVGDLTFVEGDVVMVTEREGEWWRGSIGDQTGVFPSNYVRPVEPEVSKAGVSIKKPEIAQAVTTTANPTVYQLHLSPGQLIVVLAKNSTGWWLGELQARGKKRQRGWFHSSHVKLLGPTCNKSSPSPLPVCQVIAMYGYTAATRDELSFTKGQLINVLDKTNPDWWKGEANGVTGLLPTNYVKMTTESDPSQQWCANLMTLDTMTPQERKRQGYIHELIQTEETYVEDLELVLEVFYRPMSESGRFTEAEMAVIFVNWRELIMCNTKLLKALRVRKKTGGENMPVQLIGDLLASELAHMQPYIRFCSCQLNAAALLQSKTNNQPDFKDFLKKIATNYRCKGMPLSSFLLKPMQRITRYPLIIKNILEHTPDGHADRGPLREALERAEELCSQVNEGVREKENSDRLEWIQSHVQCEGAIEHLVFNSLTNCLGPRKLLRSGRLHKTKSSRELWAFLFNDFLLLTHSAKPFSSSGPDKLFSPKTSIQLKMYKTPLFLNEVLVKTPPDPSSDEPLFHVSHIDRVYTLRTETLNERATWVQKIKAASELFIETEKKKREKAYQARSLKSSGIGRLLVTVTEAQELKACKPNGKSNPYCELTMGAQCYTSRPVSDTLNPKWNFNCQFFIKDLYQDVLCITVFEKDQFSPDDFLGRTEVPVATIKKEMESKGAANRRLLLHEVPTGEVWVKLDLQLYEPTK; encoded by the exons GTGGAGCCTGTATGTGGGCCATCACTCCGGAGGAGAGGGGGAAACACGACAAACAGTTTGACACCCTCGCCCCCGTCCTCGGCTATGTCTCAG GAGAACAAGCAAGGAAATTCTTCCTCCAGTCTGGCCTGCCTCCTTCTGTCCTGGCTGAAATCTG GAGCCTAGCTGACATGGATGGTGATGGGAAGATGGACAGACAGGAGTTCTCCATAGCTATGAAGCTCATCAAACTCAAGCTTCAGGGGCGGAACGTACCCTCCTCCCTGCCGATCGTCATGAAGCAGCCTCCTGTCTCCAATTCGGTTTCTACCATACCTTCATCCGCACGTTTTG GAATGGGTTCAATGCCAAACCTGTCCATTGGTCTGTCATCCATGTCCTTCCTAACACCCATGTCAGCCAATCCCCCCATGCCCTCTGTACCTGTACAACCCCTGATGCCAACACCAATGACTCTGCCCCTCATCACCTCCCTGGGAAACGCTGGACTCCCCAACGGCAACATTAACCTCCTCACCCCTCCACTTGTTCCCAACAATGCAG tgctccctctctctggctTCTCCTCACCCATGGCCTTCTCTCCAAACACTGGCATGTCAAAAGCCAACTCTCTCCTGGACCTTGGATCCAGCAG TTCAAATTCTTCCTCGACCACGTCTTTGGCCAGTAGCTCTCCAAAGACCGGTGCAAGTGACTGGGCCGTACCGCAGGCCTCCAGACTCAAGTACCGTCAGCAGTTCAACACGCTGGACAAGCTCATGAGTGGCTACTTATCAG GACCTCAGGTTAGAAATGCATTGATTGCATCAAACCTAACGCAGACGCAGCTAGCCACCATCTG GACCCTGGCAGATGTGGACAGGGATGGTCAGCTACGAGCCGATGAGTTCATTCTGGCCATGCACCTGGTGGAAATGGCGAAAACTGGCCGACCTCTTCCACTCACCCTGCCTCAAGACCTGGTGCCTCCTTCtctcag AGGAGGAGTCAAGTCCCCTGAGCTTGTCAATGGAACGGGGCCCTACATAACTCCCTGTTTAATTGACACAACCGAGCCAGAACTTCTGCAAAAAGGCAAGAGCAGTG TGTCCTTTGAAGACAAGCTGAAAGAGAACTTTGCACGAGGCAGCGCCGAGCTGGAGAAGCGGAGACTGGCTCTGGAAGATGaacagaggaaagagagagagaggagggagagggaggaaagggaTGCCCaggaaaggagggagagggaggccAGGGAGCAGGAGAACCGTaggaggctggaggaggagagacggttggagaggcagagagagatggagagacagagggaggaggagagactgcGGGAGCTGGAAAGGAAAGAG GCAGCAAAGCAGGAGATGGAGCGCCAGCGAAGGGAGGAGTGGGAACGGGGGAGAAAGGAGGAGCTgggcaggaggagagagggggagcagGAGGAAATCTCTCACCTCAGGGCCAAAAAGAGAAGTCTGGAGTTGGAGCTGGAGGCTGTG GGCACCAAACACAAGCAGATCTCAGACCGGCTCCGTGACGCGCAGAGCAAAAGGCGGATTCAGAAGGCGGAGGTGGACCTCGTCAACCAGAAGAGGGACGCACGCATCGCGGAGATCAACACACTGCAGCTACAGTTTGAG GAGTGGCAGAGGAAGCTCTCACAGCTGGTTCCAGAGCAACAGAGGCTGACTGAGAAGCTGCGAAACATCACAGTCAACAAACTCCCAG CGGAGTCTTTGACCAATCTGACCACAAGCGTAACAGAGAAAAGTGTGAACTGCCGGAGGCTGAAAGACCAACTCGATACCCTGGAGAGGGAGACGACGGACAAATTGTCCCAGATGGAGCAGTACAACAAAGAGCTTAAG GAGCTGAGGGAGAAGCAGGTGAAGCAGCAGACTGTGCTGGACGACCTGTACAGAGTCAAAGAGGAGAAACTCAGGGAGCTGCAAAGgcgcagggaggaggagagagaaaggaagaggaaggaggacgaggaggcggccAG ACAGGCCAAGTTGGAGCAAGAGAGGAAGGAGCAGGAGCGGAGGGAGCAGGAGAGGAAGGAACAGGAgcggagagagcaggagaggaagGAACAGGAgcggagagagcaggagaggaagGAACAGGAGAGAAGGGAACaggagcagagggaacaggagAGAAGGGAACAGGAGcggagggagaaagaggaggaggaggcccgGCAGAGGAAGCTCCTGGAGGAGCAGAGGGCCAGacagaggaaggaggaagaggagagggaggcacTGGCTTGCCTCCGAGCAGCCCAGGAGAAAGCGCGGGAAGAGGAGAGCCGGAGAaggcgagaggaggaggaggaggaagagaagaagaggaaaaaggaggaagaagaaagaaaatggaaagaggaagaagagaggaggaggaggaggaaagaggaggaggagcagcaaagAGGGCAGCAGCTGGTGTCGGTGGGAAAGCGGTCGGTGAAGCTGACCCCGTACAGAGCCCTGTACTCATTTGTCGCCCGCAACGCGGATGAGCTGAGTATAGACGGGGACTGTCTCATCGAG GTGGATGAACAGACTGTCGGTGAGCCTGGGTGGTTGTGCGGGAGTTACCGTGGAAACAGGGGTTGGTTCCCCCAGAGTTATGCAGAGAAATGTACCACACACTCCTCTTCTGAGACGGTCCCCTCTTCACCTGTGAAAACCTCCTGTCCGCCACCGCTTCACGCAAG aatcCCTGGTGGTGAGGGAACGGGCGATAATGCTGCTCCTGTCCAATCCGTTGCTTTACAG TCCTCGGCGTGTGCGGTGGCCCGTGCCGTCTCCTCGTGGTCGGCCACCTCGGACACCGACCTCAGCCTCGGCTCCGGTGAGTCCGTCACCGCTCTGCTGAGCTTCTCACAGGGTGACGTCAtcactgtgctgcagcagcGGGACCAGTGGTGGCTGGGGCAGCTCAACGGGACGCAGGGATGGTTCCCCCAAAACTATGTCACTTTGGAGACGGGCGGAATTACaga TGTAGATGCGTCTGACGCGGGCGACTCAATTCCACTAGAGG ACTATGTGGCCTTGTACACGTATGAGAGCCCAGAGGTGGGGGACCTGACATTTGTTGAAGGggatgttgtcatggtgacggagagagaaggagagtggTGGCGAGGCTCTATCGGGGACCAGACCGGGGTGTTCCCCTCCAACTATGTCCGGCCTGTCGAGCCAGAG GTGTCAAAAGCTGGAGTTTCAATCAAGAAACCTG AGATTGCCCAGGCGGTCACCACCACCGCTAACCCTACTGTATATCAGCTACATCTGTCCCCGGGGCAACTGATCGTGGTCTTGGCCAAGAACTCCACCGGCTGGTGGCTGGGAGAACTGCAG GCTCGGGGAAAGAAGCGGCAGAGAGGCTGGTTTCATTCATCTCATGTCAAGCTCCTGGGTCCCACGTGCAACAagtcctccccctcccctctgcCCG TGTGCCAAGTTATTGCGATGTACGGCTACACCGCCGCCACTCGGGACGAGCTGAGCTTCACGAAGGGTCAGCTGATCAACGTTCTGGACAAGACAAACCCCGATTGGTGGAAGGGAGAAGCCAATGGGGTCACAGGCCTGCTGCCCACTAATTATGTCAAGATGACGACGGAATCGGATCCCAGCCAGCAAT GGTGTGCCAACCTGATGACGTTGGACACCATGACTCCTcaggagaggaagaggcaggGTTATATCCATGAGCTCATCCAGACTGAGGAGACGTATGTGGAGGATCTGGAGCTGGTTCTAGAG GTGTTCTACAGGCCCATGTCTGAGTCAGGACGTTTCACAGAAGCAGAGATGGCCGTTATCTTCGTTAACTGGCGGGAGCTGATAATGTGCAATACTAAACTTCTTAA GGCGCTGCGCGTGCGGAAGAAGACGGGAGGAGAGAACATGCCGGTGCAGCTCATAGGAGACCTGCTGGCATCGGAGCTCGCGCACATGCAGCCCTACATCCGCTTCTGCTCGTGTCAGCTCAACGCCGCCGCCCTGCTGCAGAGTAAAACCAACAACCAGCCCGACTTCAAAGACTTCCTCAAG AAGATCGCCACGAACTACCGCTGTAAAGGAATGCCACTGTCCAGCTTCCTCCTCAAGCCCATGCAGAGGATCACACGCTATCCCCTGATTATCAAGAAC ATCCTGGAGCACACGCCTGATGGCCATGCAGACCGCGGGCCACTGAGAGAGGCACTGGAGCGAGCGGAGGAGCTGTGCTCCCAGGTCAATGAGGGGGTCAGGGAGAAGGAGAACTCTGACCGGCTGGAGTGGATTCAGAGCCACGTGCAGTGTGAGGGCGCTATAGAG CACTTGGTGTTCAACTCGCTGACTAACTGCCTCGGGCCTCGCAAGCTGCTCCGCAGTGGTCGGCTGCACAAGACCAAAAGCAGCAGGGAGCTGTGGGCTTTCCTCTTCAATGATTTCCTCCTGCTGACGCACAGCGCTAagcccttctcctcctcaggaCCGGACAAGCTCTTCAGCCCCAAGACCAGCATCCAACTGAAGATGTACAAAACA CCACTGTTTCTGAATGAGGTTCTGGTGAAAACACCTCCCGACCCGTCCAGCGATGAGCCGCTCTTCCACGTCTCGCACATCGATCGTGTCTATACACTCAGAACTGAGACCTTAAACGagag GGCAACGTGGGTTCAGAAGATTAAAGCAGCATCTGAACTTTTTATAGAAacggagaagaaaaagagagagaaggctTATCAAG caCGCTCTCTGAAAAGCAGCGGCATCGGCCGACTGCTGGTGACTGTCACTGAAGCTCAAGAGCTCAAGGCCTGTAAACCCAACG GTAAGAGTAACCCCTACTGTGAGCTGACGATGGGGGCTCAGTGCTACACCTCGCGGCCCGTCAGCGACACTCTGAACCCCAAGTGGAACTTCAACTGTCAGTTCTTCATCAAAGACCTCTACCAGGACGTCCTGTGCATCACTGTGTTTGAGAAAGACCAGTTCTCACCAGATG ATTTCCTTGGTCGGACCGAAGTTCCCGTGGCAACCATCAAAAAAGAGATGGAGAGCAAAGGTGCCGCAAATCGACGCCTCCTACTGCACGAAGTCCCCACTGGAGAAGTGTGGGTCAAACTAGACCTACAGCTGTATGAGCCAACTAAATGA